A stretch of the Pan troglodytes isolate AG18354 chromosome 20, NHGRI_mPanTro3-v2.0_pri, whole genome shotgun sequence genome encodes the following:
- the S1PR4 gene encoding sphingosine 1-phosphate receptor 4, translating to MNATGTPVAPESCQQLAAGGHSRLIVLHYNHSGRLAGRGGPEDGGLGALRGLSVAASCLVVLENLLVLAAITSHMRSRRWVYYCLVNITLSDLLTGAAYLANVLLSGARTFRLAPAQWFLREGLLFTALAASTFSLLFTAGERFATMVRPVAESGATKTSRVYGFIGLCWLLAALLGMLPLLGWNCLCAFDRCSSLLPLYSKRYILFCLVIFAGVLATIMGLYGAIFRLVQASGQKAPRPAARRKARRLLKTVLMILLAFLVCWGPLFGLLLADVFGSNLWAQEYLRGMDWILALAVLNSAVNPIIYSFRSREVCRAVLSFLCCGCLRLGMRGPGDCLARAVEAHSGASTTDSSLRPRDSFRGSRSLSFRMREPLSSISSVRSI from the coding sequence ATGAACGCCACGGGGACCCCGGTGGCCCCCGAGTCCTGCCAACAGCTGGCGGCCGGCGGGCACAGCCGGCTCATCGTGCTGCACTACAACCACTCGGGCCggctggccgggcgcgggggGCCGGAGGATGGCGGCCTGGGGGCCCTGCGGGGGCTGTCGGTGGCCGCCAGCTGCCTGGTGGTGCTGGAGAACTTGCTGGTGCTGGCGGCCATCACCAGCCACATGCGGTCGCGACGCTGGGTCTACTATTGCCTGGTGAACATCACGCTGAGTGACCTGCTCACGGGCGCGGCCTACCTGGCCAACGTGCTGCTGTCGGGGGCCCGCACCTTCCGTCTGGCGCCCGCCCAGTGGTTCCTACGGGAGGGCCTGCTCTTCACCGCCCTGGCCGCCTCCACCTTCAGCCTGCTCTTCACTGCAGGGGAGCGCTTTGCCACCATGGTGCGGCCGGTGGCCGAGAGCGGGGCCACCAAGACCAGCCGCGTCTACGGCTTCATCGGCCTCTGCTGGCTGCTGGCCGCGCTGCTGGGGATGCTGCCTTTGCTGGGCTGGAACTGCCTGTGCGCCTTTGACCGCTGCTCCAGCCTTCTGCCCCTCTACTCCAAGCGCTACATCCTCTTCTGCCTGGTGATCTTCGCCGGCGTCCTGGCCACCATCATGGGCCTCTATGGGGCCATCTTCCGCCTGGTGCAGGCCAGCGGGCAGAAGGCCCCACGCCCAGCGGCCCGCCGCAAGGCCCGCCGCCTGCTGAAGACGGTGCTGATGATCCTGCTGGCCTTCCTGGTGTGCTGGGGCCCACTCTTCGGGCTGCTGCTGGCCGACGTCTTTGGCTCCAACCTCTGGGCCCAGGAGTACCTGCGGGGCATGGACTGGATCCTGGCCCTGGCCGTCCTCAACTCGGCGGTCAACCCCATCATCTACTCCTTCCGCAGCAGGGAGGTGTGCAGAGCCGTGCTCAGCTTCCTCTGCTGTGGGTGTCTCCGGCTGGGCATGCGAGGGCCCGGGGACTGCCTGGCCCGGGCCGTCGAGGCTCACTCCGGAGCTTCCACCACCGACAGCTCTCTGAGGCCGAGGGACAGCTTTCGCGGCTCCCGCTCGCTCAGCTTTCGGATGCGGGAGCCCCTGTCCAGCATCTCCAGCGTGCGGAGCATCTGA